A genomic stretch from Litoribacterium kuwaitense includes:
- a CDS encoding M20 family metallo-hydrolase: MDHMRIQHLFNIINQFGAQGIGLNRLAYSKEERSAIQALYELAQENGWNVRVDAIGNLIIRREGVGEKGLPAVAFGSHIDTVYEAGGYDGVAGVVAGLEILHNLDDNEVRTKHPLELIVFACEESARFNKATVGSQVMCGKTSIEKITSLTDKEGITLGQALEKAEMIDPSLDPKRSNDEFLAFFELHIEQGLVLEASGRSIGLVTGIAAPTRMAVTVHGQASHSGSTKMGDRKDALAGAAELVLAVETAGRMEAPAGTVATVGTLQASPGAMNVIPGKAELTIDIRGTDAASKQKVVQHIKQAAAYLETQRGLSVSIEMLCDDPPIKMSDDLLDILADAAKRRSISFIEMPSGAGHDVMNVASLCPAALLFIPSEKGISHHPDEFSRIEDVALGAQVMYDAIVSVAKVAEGSEG, encoded by the coding sequence AGCGCCATTCAAGCGCTCTATGAACTAGCTCAAGAAAATGGATGGAACGTTCGCGTTGATGCCATTGGAAACCTGATCATTCGCAGAGAAGGTGTAGGAGAAAAAGGTCTCCCAGCTGTTGCGTTTGGTTCACATATTGACACGGTGTATGAGGCTGGCGGATACGACGGGGTTGCCGGTGTTGTCGCCGGCTTGGAAATTCTGCACAACCTTGATGACAACGAAGTGCGTACGAAACATCCTTTAGAGCTGATCGTTTTTGCTTGCGAGGAATCGGCCCGATTTAATAAAGCGACGGTAGGCAGCCAAGTCATGTGTGGCAAGACGAGCATTGAAAAAATAACCTCCTTGACGGATAAAGAAGGCATTACACTCGGACAAGCTTTAGAAAAAGCAGAAATGATTGACCCGTCTCTTGACCCGAAACGATCCAATGACGAATTTCTCGCTTTTTTTGAGTTGCATATCGAACAAGGGCTTGTATTAGAAGCGAGCGGAAGATCTATTGGGCTTGTGACAGGGATTGCTGCACCAACACGGATGGCGGTCACGGTTCATGGGCAAGCGAGTCACTCAGGAAGCACAAAAATGGGCGATCGCAAAGATGCACTTGCAGGGGCGGCTGAGCTTGTGCTAGCTGTTGAGACAGCAGGCCGAATGGAGGCACCGGCAGGGACAGTGGCAACCGTCGGCACGCTGCAAGCCTCACCGGGAGCAATGAATGTCATTCCAGGAAAAGCAGAACTCACAATTGATATTCGTGGAACCGACGCAGCTTCCAAGCAAAAGGTAGTCCAGCATATAAAACAAGCTGCTGCTTACTTGGAAACACAGCGCGGCTTATCTGTTTCGATCGAGATGCTGTGTGACGATCCACCCATTAAAATGTCTGATGATTTGCTCGATATCCTTGCAGACGCAGCCAAACGGCGAAGCATTTCATTTATAGAAATGCCGAGCGGCGCGGGGCACGATGTCATGAATGTGGCTTCGCTTTGTCCGGCAGCCCTGCTGTTTATTCCGTCTGAAAAAGGCATCAGTCACCACCCTGATGAATTTAGTCGCATTGAAGATGTGGCGCTAGGCGCGCAAGTGATGTACGACGCGATTGTTTCGGTAGCAAAAGTAGCCGAAGGAAGTGAGGGATAA